Genomic window (Neodiprion lecontei isolate iyNeoLeco1 chromosome 7, iyNeoLeco1.1, whole genome shotgun sequence):
CAGCGTCTGTTATATCTGGCacctgtttttatttttattctcaatcTTATTCTcgttcttcttgttcttcttcttcttggtGGAAAGCCTTTGCGATTGATCGGATTGTATTTCTGACCAACGCTCATCACCTGTTCTCTGGCGATGAGCAGATCTCAAGAGGGAAACAGACAGAGAGATCTTACGTTAGGCGGATTGTCTGAAGCGATTCTGTTATAATGACACAGTTGTGGTATAAGAGTCCATACCTATAATACCAACATGCACGCCCGGCGCCCGACACGAATGACATCACTATCGCATCAGGTTGCGCTTTGCTTAGTACGGTAACGTAAGTACCGTCTTGGCAtcaaattgtttaaatatctTGGTAGGCGGAGCTGCATCACATCAAGGATTGCAGGACAAGGTTAAGATAGGATAGCAGCTGAGGCGTCGATTAGTTCACCGTGAGAAAATACCAAGGCGTGATACTCGGTAAACGGAAATTATTATAACGTAATAGCTAGGttgactcacaatcagtgatGAGAACTATGTAGAATATATCGGCGTTAGTCCAACGATCAATCTTGGAGGTTGCGCTTACGCGTGACAGTCATCGtttctcataattttattcaacgattTTGATTTCTCGCAGGATTCAGAAGCATGATTTTACTACAGTCCAAGTAATCAAGGATTTCCGGTGCAAACTTCGAAGCTACTTTATAATTGCGACGCGACGTTATAATATTCTCGGATAAATGTATAATGGACTGGTCAAATGGAGTCGGCTAGACTTTAGGGTCTAAAGTTTAGAGCAGTGATCTCACATTTCGGCAAATTGAGTTCAAGGCTGACCGAAAACATTCTttaagaatgaaaattacgtGCAGTTATAACGCAACGTCGTTTGTGAGCTTCACGCACGAATTTGGAGCATCGTCGAGGTGTGCGATTTCCGCGATTCGAAGGTCTCGGGGTGAAGTCATTCTCAAACGAGAATCACCGCGATTTGTTACACAGAAAATTATGGATTCGCTGTTCCAGCAGCGTGTCCAGAGTGATAACAAAGTTGGAAACGTTGtatatttttgtgttttcCAATGAATTGGTCGGTTTGTTTTACACCGGGTTATCACCTCGGGTCGttgtttttatctttcatAATGATAAACGGGTCATTTTCAAGAAACAGAGTATAAAAGAAATTAACGAACAAACAAACGCGATTGATCAAGGTTTGGTTCTGGTTGTATTtcaaagtagaaaaaaaaaacaatgaacaAAACGGCATAAATAATAACGTCGATTGGATTTATATAACACTTGCGCGATGAAGAAAATGTCCTTTTCTCGTTTACAGACATGATCAGGACACAATCTTGAAGCCCTCATCACATAACATGAACGACTTGAAACTCATGACCTGGAACACTGCTCTTGCATTCCTGCTTCAACATTCGTATAAATTCGACGCAACAGCAGTAAAGTTGAACAGGTTCATCCTCGATGTTCTGAGTGTGAGAAAAGACGAAATGTCAGCTTAGTTGTCGCTTAAGTTGCGAGTAATTAGACGCCGTTTAATTATCACGATCCTCGAGTCGACTTACAACCACACAACGTGAAGGAATGGACGGCGCTTTAACATTGTCGCAATTAAGGTTTCCTCTTTAAAAATACCCAAATGAATATTAGACATTCAGAGTCCGCGCTCGGCTCGCACATTGCTGAGAGTCCTCGTTGCATCACGTCGACtggttaatttattttatggCAATTCCTTCGGGTCGTTGGAATATCAATCATTCGCGGGCTGATAGGCATTACAGGCTTAAGGTATTAATGATATGTGGAATCGAGAATTATTACATAAACTCGCAACAAGTAGAAGGAAAGGATAATTCGTCCTGTGAACAAATGCATGTGACAGAAGTTGCGGTTTCACGGTATCGAATCATCAAAATTCCAGTACCGATTACTTCATCGTGCATTTATCAATGATGGCTCAAGGTTTCAGGTGACTCTGATACTCCTTATCGAAATTAATCATAGTGCAATCATTCCAATCGGGCAATAATTCCACTTAATTACTTCGGAATCATCATTCATCAGAAGAAAACTTCATTTTAAAAGAGGTATAAAAACTTCGTTTAACTGAGGTGACTCTTCACGGAATTAAACATCTGGTACCAAAGAATGAACATTTTGCCGGCCAAGTTTAGCGCCGTGGTTATAAAACTCCTTCTTAAGCATTGCCATTGCCTATTAAACTTTCTTTATCAATCTACGGTCAACtgcgtttattttttacgacGAGACGAGTAACTGGCTGACTTCAGATAAGAGCGGTCACTGCGGTACCGGCAATTGGCTCGGTAATGAAGAAGCCTCGAGGCACATGTTCCAAGTCGCACAAACAGAGCTCGATTCGACTTGATTAGACCGGAGGAATGTTTATGATAAAAGGATAAAAGTAAAATCTGAAAACGTTGCGGTTGAACTCGAAAAAAATGCACAGAGAAAAGactgtaatttgaaaattggtttGAGGTTCTGAATCGCTCGAAAGATCTGAtccacttttgaaaatatatcttCGAATTACGAGAGGAAAAGCAACCGTCCATTCTGACAACGAGGTGGTAAACGAAGTTAACGGCAGAAAGAAAAACTGACAATTTCCTTGGGGCCCATGGATTCTTGAAGAATTTTATCCAGGTCAACGAAAGGGTCTATTTCGTCGACTTCGGTCTTCGAATTGCCTCGAAGCTTCTCAAGCAGCTTTGAGGTCCTTCTAACCTTCGTGTTCCCAGGCTCGTTGGATCGATTCTGCCCGCTAGAAGTTCCCGGAAGAGTCATTCCCGATGTGCCATCCGGTTGGTACTTCGCTTCCGTTCCACCTGACGTCATTCCGTTTCTCGATCCGTTAATAGATTCTCCAGCACTCTCATTGGCTTGCAtctctttctcctttttcttatCCTGAGACAGAACAGGTTGCAAAACAAACTACTGATCAAGATAATCACACAACGACTCGGATCTGAATGATGAATTATGAGAACAAatcacgaggctgaagttggtGACGTTGATGTATCGAGATGTTGAAAAGCAAATGACTATTTCGCACCTTTGgaagttgaatttacaaaattggaGTTTGTTGATTGAAAATCGACCTACCCACCACCAGCAATCGTAGAGGAGCCAAGCATGCACGATGTAGACCGAAGAACCGATCAGCGATAGTGCGCAGACTGACAAATCATGGATGAAAATCGGACTTTCGGCGATCTCGTGGTCGGTCATAGTGTGAACGTCAATAGAGAGTTCAGCATGCCTCATGATTAAGATTGCACCGGTGAGCATGCAGATCCATCCGATTACGGAAATGGTGACTGGCTGTTTCGGTCAGAGAGAAGTGGTCTTTTTTGTTCCTTGACTTTTTagcgaaagaaattttcaaagaaacatATTCATTTTATACGGAATTTGGCAAATTCTGAAGATGTTTGCGGATTACAGATATTATATCACACGGGGATTATGGGATAGGCTCGATAATGCAACGGCCAGTTTTGGTTTTTCTAATGTTTGACAAACGACCCATGCACTGTgtttttgaaaagaaagaataaaaaaacaaattcccaGGCACGTGTAGCGTCTTTTTTGAAAGTAGATTACACGCTTTTTCGACTGTCGTTAGACGATCAATTGGAATACCTAACACATGAacgaatttctttttacagTTTCGGATGATTATTAAATATGTGACAAATATAGAGATTTGCAATTAATAATGCAGTTTtactttcttcaatttctgcaTCGCTCAGAATTAATCGTTCATGCGGTTTCTTTTAACGGTACGAAATCTTTAGTACTTCGTTGCATACATAAATATGATTCGAAATATGCTTACGACGATGGGTTTTGGGTTCGGTATGAATTTCAACATTCTGCTAATGGCGAGTACCAGACTGGCCAAGAAACAGCACGGGTATATTATGATGATCGATAAATCGGACAGGTTTGATATTCCATTTAACCAAATTCCGATTATGTGATAGACAAATACCAGCCCAGCAGCGATCTGGAAATCCAAATGATTTCAAGTTTATTTCACTACAAGAAAGTTTCTTTCACAATACTagatgaaagatttttataCGTTGAAGAAaacggttatttttttcattcgtttcttaCGTTCAATAATGACTACCGATGCATTTCAGGCATTGTACTATTTAAAGACGATGCGAATAGTTACTTAGCACCGTTAAAATTaaatcacaaattttttttatctaaataATGCATGATTTGATACTCTCTCTTTTACATCAAAATCTGtgtatttatcatttttgttttttttaaaataatttctcgattACCACTCGCAAGTTGCAAATCGTTTTATCGTCTCACTTTTTCTAAGAACATAAAcaaggtaaaaaatttcaaactcaacAAATGCCCGTCcgttttgaataaatatttcaaaactaCAGCGTATGAGAAAACATTAAACGCCAGAGTGATAACACTATTGTTTTCTGTTTCACTATTCTAGATTTATACCGGAAATTCTACACTAGATGTGATACTGCTGGAAATCATTAATCTGCGTTGCAGCGTCGCGATGCGTTTTCATTGCGTTGCTGTATCATATTGTCACATACGCTGCACTTTCGAGATATTATGCATGCCTATAACGACACATGAGACGATCTGCTGCAGCTGTAATGCAAGCGACCCAGTTTCTCGATAAGTTAGTACAACTACTACTCGTCAAGATTACGTATgatatgtaaataaaacacattctttcattttcaactgGACTACTTTTTTCCTCGACCtgttgacaatatttttcaaaattttactccAAATTTTAATGTGTTTTGGAGACAAGGACGCGCATGTCgtaaagacaaaaaaaaactgcaaagcATATATTATTGTGTTTCCAAATTCGATAAATCGGTATAAATCTGTAATTTTGCGATAATTTCAACATGTATGTacgttatagtaactagaataactgagtaaaacaggtatcgttaaaaaaaaaactgtttgaatattgttggaattttgcgctattgtcgattcttttttggttattgcaacgcaaaatcagtttgtgaggtttagtctacttttttagttgaataaggcttcaacgtcaatttattgttgcacaagcatcaaattttcccaacagttacaagaaaatatagcaacagcgatcgtaatgagaaagaatagtaacggatactagactttccggtaatagctagaaaactaatttttcttttctacctaggactatatttttcgaccgtagtaaaaaatgaaaatagttaagaactgagcgctaaccggaactaaaaatttctctcggtgtacgTCACGTTTTTCTTACAAAAcatcgaaagaataattttccaatGTGTTGTACCgagtctaaaaaaatttcccacaTATTTTGGACACTGCAGCAAATGAACGTACCAAGTAAATTCTTAACAAAGCTATACGTGTTATGTAACGCGAAACTGACGTTTTTTCCTCCTTAATCGTTGttatgatttgtttttttttttttttttcttacaggttttatttttatgcgcTACATTTTAATCAGCCCCGTCGTTTCTGTGTTACCTCAAGGTGTCTCGGATTACCAgaagaaaggaagaaggaagcctgacctaatttttttaaacaagcGGTTTGTAATCTCTTTGTTTTGTAATTCTTTACCCCTTCATAGTTATCTTTGATGAATTTATAACACCGGATTCTTTCGCCGTtgttcactctctctctctctctctctagaATTAGAGGCAGTGTAAACAAAtcgataaaatgaataaattaagaaAGTATTAAAAGCAAATGTTTCttgtttgaaaatcttgattttcCCTTTTCTAAATCCTATATCGATCAATCACGGACAGTTaggtaattttttatgaatccACTCACACATTGAAGAAACCGAAACGAGGCGTGCACGATGTCACTGTGATCCTGTTTTTCCTTTCCCGATTCATGATCGTTACGTGACTTTCGTTCACCTTTGTCAGAGGTCTTCAAACCTTCCAAGTCTTTGTCAAACGAATTATCCTTCTTCATTTGGGGTTATCTAAACGAGCCAGAGCTTCGCCACGATCATCGACGATCAAACCCAACATAACCAAAAACGATCCAGCGGTTGTATCCATTTTGTAGATCGtcgttgatcaattttttttctcacctctTCTCTGTCATACTCAATGTCTTCagaattctttcaattttttttttttttttttgccgctACGTTTCTACTCTACAAATATTTAAAagcaaagaaaacaaattccgTTCAGGTAGAAGAAAAGTCccgaaaacaaatttcaggtAGCTGGGTAGCAAATAGTCAATCCATAATATTTCATAAGTATCGTTGGTACATATTTCCGCAAAGCATTCCAATATCCTTGGAGAATCCTTAAgattaatttatatatatatatatatatatatattatgtatgttaCATAAGCAACAAGTTATTCGAGAAATAATTTACAGAAGCATACACAGTCACGCGTATTATGTGTAACGGTAATAACTCTGCAGCTTCTGAACAGAATTAACAGTATAAACTACAGCTCTATAAGACAGTCCAGCCTTTCTCTACATGGGACTCTGGTTAACCTCGATGCTGCCAAGTTGTGCATGTGCATGTGATGCTTAGATACAGGTTGCACGCACCGAGTGAAAAatagaagcaaaaaaaaataaaggaaagaaaagaaaacaatcgaGGTGTAGCGGTAATTAAATTACTTCAGAAATAGTTGCAGTTGGTGCAACAAAGTTTTAAATACTCTTCTCAAAACCTTTGTCCATCTCTAATGTTCATTTCCAAGTGTAAATCAGTCCTCGGGAGACGTTTGTTTCAGGCACAAACAAagaggaagaaataaaaaagaagatgatAGTTGGGGAGAAAAAACTGGAGcgtttctcgaaattttgtatGGGAATTCTTTGGGGGCAGCAGATTGAATCAAGAGTGATTCCATGGCATTCTTGACCAAATACCAGCTCTATACACACATGCGTGTAAGATCCAAttcgtgtgtgcgtgtgtgtatctgtgtgtgggtgtgggtGTGTACAGGTATACAGTCCAGGGATGATGCAGCGTTGAAGAACGAAGCGTGAATCTCACCTCAAAGAATTCCGGCCATGGGATTATACAGACTGTGAGAGTGACGTCATTTATATGTCGTTGACTCTCTTTCGGTCCATGCGGGTTAAGGGAATGCGCCAGATCATAATCTCGATCGCAGGTAGAAGATAGAGTAGGAAATGGTCACGCACAGTGGCTGGATTTAATGTTTTTACACCAGTTTTCATCGTACACCGATCAGTATTCAAGATTTGCTCCAAATCTGCGTCAGATACTATccgaaatcattttcaatcgcGTATAAGAGACTCAATGTTGACGTAAATGCTTTCAATTCAATGTTCTAACGTAGTCGGTTGATTTCAcgagaagcgatcgagtaacGAGGTATCGAATTACATCATGTTCAGTTAATGCCTTTTTTGGACACCTTACAAATCCAAATTAGGTCGTCTCGAAGTAGGAATCCAAACTGAGTGACTTCAGG
Coding sequences:
- the LOC124295411 gene encoding uncharacterized protein LOC124295411, producing MKKDNSFDKDLEGLKTSDKGERKSRNDHESGKEKQDHSDIVHASFRFLQCIAAGLVFVYHIIGIWLNGISNLSDLSIIIIYPCCFLASLVLAISRMLKFIPNPKPIVPVTISVIGWICMLTGAILIMRHAELSIDVHTMTDHEIAESPIFIHDLSVCALSLIGSSVYIVHAWLLYDCWWWDKKKEKEMQANESAGESINGSRNGMTSGGTEAKYQPDGTSGMTLPGTSSGQNRSNEPGNTKVRRTSKLLEKLRGNSKTEVDEIDPFVDLDKILQESMGPKEINIEDEPVQLYCCCVEFIRMLKQECKSSVPGHEFQVVHVM